A single Gemmatimonadota bacterium DNA region contains:
- a CDS encoding histidinol-phosphate transaminase, with amino-acid sequence MSDRKEASTTTRPGLSRPSPGLSRRGFLKGALAGAGAISFGSYEAVAQMVGGPSVRGWGVPPGLVRIDANENALGPSPRAVEAVLSLVTSINRYGQNPDLLGKLARRHGVPVVEWTDSPFAPVPDAWVAVGAGSSDLLFAIGHAYVREGTEVVESLPGFGFITRFAGVANAEPVRVPLLEGMKPDLDGLSAAVTERTAMVVVTTPGNPTGQLTPMSQLRPFVESIPERVLVLVDEAYIEFAENEADREGAASLIPDHPNVIVTRTFSKVFGMAGMRVGYAVARPEVIARIGRHRANTLTLLSTHAASAALDDTDHLRRSQELVSRGKRYFYEQLDAMGIEYAPSESSFVMMNMKTDVDELVRRMREEHNVLVGNARARWNIEGWIRVTAGLPEENEAFIAALKKVLVSS; translated from the coding sequence ATGTCCGACAGAAAAGAAGCAAGTACCACGACCAGGCCAGGGCTTTCGCGGCCCAGTCCGGGGCTTTCGCGCCGGGGATTCCTGAAAGGCGCCCTTGCGGGTGCCGGTGCGATTTCCTTTGGCAGTTACGAGGCCGTGGCCCAGATGGTGGGCGGCCCTTCCGTACGTGGCTGGGGGGTGCCCCCGGGCCTGGTGCGCATCGACGCCAACGAGAACGCCCTGGGGCCGTCTCCCCGGGCGGTCGAGGCGGTTTTGTCTCTGGTGACCAGCATCAACCGGTATGGCCAGAACCCGGACCTGCTGGGCAAGCTCGCCCGCCGGCACGGCGTACCCGTGGTAGAGTGGACGGACAGTCCCTTTGCCCCGGTACCCGACGCGTGGGTCGCGGTGGGCGCCGGGTCGTCGGACCTGCTGTTCGCCATCGGCCACGCTTACGTTCGCGAGGGCACGGAGGTCGTGGAAAGCCTGCCGGGCTTCGGTTTCATCACCCGATTCGCCGGCGTGGCCAACGCGGAACCGGTCCGGGTTCCCTTGCTGGAAGGCATGAAACCCGATCTGGACGGTCTCAGCGCGGCCGTGACGGAACGGACCGCCATGGTCGTCGTGACTACCCCCGGCAATCCCACGGGCCAGTTGACCCCCATGTCGCAGTTAAGGCCCTTTGTGGAGTCGATCCCCGAGCGCGTGCTGGTCCTCGTCGATGAAGCCTATATCGAATTCGCGGAGAACGAGGCCGACCGCGAAGGCGCGGCATCGCTGATCCCGGATCATCCGAACGTCATCGTGACGCGCACGTTTTCCAAGGTCTTCGGCATGGCCGGCATGCGGGTGGGATACGCGGTCGCCCGGCCGGAGGTGATCGCGCGGATCGGCCGCCACCGGGCCAACACGCTCACCCTCCTGTCCACCCACGCCGCGTCGGCGGCCCTCGACGACACAGACCACCTGCGGCGTTCACAGGAACTGGTGAGTCGGGGGAAACGCTATTTCTACGAGCAGCTGGACGCCATGGGCATCGAATACGCACCGAGCGAGTCGAGCTTCGTGATGATGAACATGAAGACCGACGTGGACGAACTCGTCCGCCGGATGCGCGAGGAACACAACGTACTGGTGGGCAACGCGAGGGCGCGCTGGAATATCGAAGGCTGGATCCGCGTCACAGCCGGCCTGCCCGAGGAGAACGAGGCGTTTATTGCCGCGCTGAAGAAAGTGTTGGTGAGCAGTTAG
- a CDS encoding xanthine dehydrogenase family protein molybdopterin-binding subunit: protein MQQKMKTVTITIQEDGEPREIEIQVPDTGEGGWGDLSKNKYINKPHTRVDAVDKVTGRAKYTADIKLPGLLYGRILRSAHPRARINRIDATRAMALPGVSVVVLPSDDPEVFSRECRFAGQEIAAVAATTPEVAEDALHAIDVDYEVLPFVVDEDAARDPDAAQVHSDRGNVGEPRVGEQGDIAAGFAQADVTLEATYRCQVQSHIALETHGNVCQWEGDKLTVWASTQGVFSVRGELAGHFGIPETNVRVITEFMGGGFGAKFGARKEGVICALLARKAGAPVKLMLTRKEEHLATGNRPSAVQHVKLGATSDGKLVAYERSNYGTPGVAGSANIPGAPYLYEIPNYRIEQTSVFTNAGPMAAQRAPGHPQAAFAMESMMDEMAEALGMDPIDIRQMNDPNEARRNMVAMGAEHIGWKTRRSATPNSQTGRIKTGMGVGSARWGGGGGRTQAECTINPDGSVQVKCGTQDIGTGTLTLVHMVAAEEFGLKMEDISVGIGDTNYPYSGGSGGSTTAASVSPAIKGTTMLAKLELFKKIAPNFGVEPGELVASDGNVFVGSDPSKSMTWQQATAQLGDEPIFFHGQWLPGYSDSGVPGVHFVEVSVDTETGLVKVDRVVAVHNSGMILNPLTWASQVNGGVLMGIGYGMYENRIMDPATGFMVNANLEDYKLMGSTDIPEIEILRYDEPERGVIGIGEPATIPTPGAIANAIYNACGARIRDMPFTPDKVLSALAAVKEG, encoded by the coding sequence ATGCAGCAGAAGATGAAGACGGTCACGATCACCATCCAGGAAGACGGTGAACCCAGAGAAATAGAGATTCAGGTCCCCGATACCGGCGAAGGCGGCTGGGGAGACCTCTCGAAGAACAAGTACATCAACAAGCCCCACACCCGCGTGGACGCGGTCGACAAGGTCACCGGACGCGCCAAGTACACCGCCGACATCAAGTTGCCCGGCCTGCTCTACGGTCGCATCCTGCGGTCGGCCCACCCTCGTGCCCGGATCAACCGCATCGACGCCACCCGGGCGATGGCGCTGCCCGGCGTGAGCGTGGTGGTGCTTCCCAGCGACGACCCCGAGGTCTTCTCGCGGGAGTGCCGGTTCGCCGGACAGGAAATCGCGGCCGTGGCGGCGACGACGCCGGAGGTCGCCGAAGACGCGCTCCACGCTATCGACGTGGATTACGAGGTGCTGCCCTTCGTCGTGGACGAAGACGCGGCGCGGGACCCGGACGCGGCCCAGGTGCACAGTGACCGCGGAAACGTGGGCGAGCCCAGGGTCGGTGAGCAGGGCGACATCGCCGCGGGATTCGCCCAGGCCGACGTGACCCTCGAGGCCACCTACCGGTGCCAGGTGCAGTCCCACATCGCGCTGGAGACCCACGGCAACGTGTGCCAGTGGGAAGGCGACAAGCTGACGGTCTGGGCCTCCACCCAGGGCGTATTCAGCGTGCGCGGCGAACTGGCCGGGCATTTCGGCATCCCCGAAACGAACGTCCGCGTGATCACTGAATTCATGGGCGGCGGGTTCGGCGCCAAGTTCGGCGCTCGTAAAGAGGGCGTGATCTGCGCACTACTCGCCCGGAAGGCCGGGGCGCCCGTTAAGCTGATGCTGACGCGCAAGGAAGAGCACCTGGCCACCGGAAACCGGCCCTCCGCCGTGCAGCACGTGAAGCTGGGCGCGACGAGCGATGGCAAGCTGGTCGCCTACGAACGGAGCAACTACGGCACGCCGGGCGTCGCCGGCAGCGCCAACATACCCGGGGCGCCGTACCTGTACGAGATCCCCAATTACCGCATCGAACAGACGAGCGTGTTCACCAACGCCGGGCCGATGGCCGCCCAGCGCGCGCCGGGACATCCCCAGGCGGCCTTCGCCATGGAGTCCATGATGGACGAGATGGCCGAGGCGCTGGGCATGGACCCCATCGACATCCGCCAGATGAACGATCCGAATGAAGCGCGGCGCAACATGGTGGCCATGGGTGCGGAGCACATCGGATGGAAGACCCGCCGGAGCGCCACGCCCAATTCGCAGACCGGCCGGATCAAGACCGGCATGGGCGTGGGATCGGCCCGGTGGGGCGGCGGCGGTGGAAGGACGCAGGCCGAGTGTACCATCAATCCCGATGGGAGCGTGCAGGTGAAGTGCGGCACGCAGGACATCGGGACCGGGACGCTCACCCTGGTGCACATGGTCGCGGCGGAAGAGTTCGGGTTGAAGATGGAGGACATTTCCGTCGGCATCGGCGACACGAACTACCCTTATTCAGGCGGTAGCGGCGGAAGCACCACGGCCGCGTCGGTATCACCCGCCATCAAGGGTACGACGATGCTGGCGAAACTCGAGCTGTTCAAGAAGATCGCGCCTAACTTCGGCGTGGAACCCGGTGAACTCGTAGCCTCGGACGGGAATGTGTTCGTCGGGAGCGATCCTTCCAAGAGCATGACCTGGCAACAGGCCACGGCCCAGCTCGGGGACGAGCCCATCTTCTTCCACGGCCAGTGGCTGCCCGGCTACTCGGACAGCGGCGTGCCCGGCGTGCACTTCGTCGAGGTCAGCGTCGACACCGAGACCGGCCTGGTGAAGGTCGACCGGGTCGTGGCCGTCCACAACAGCGGCATGATCCTGAACCCGCTCACCTGGGCGAGCCAGGTAAACGGCGGCGTCCTGATGGGGATTGGATACGGCATGTACGAGAACCGCATCATGGATCCCGCGACGGGCTTCATGGTCAACGCCAACCTGGAAGACTACAAGCTCATGGGCTCCACGGACATCCCCGAAATCGAAATCCTCAGGTACGACGAACCGGAACGGGGCGTCATCGGCATCGGCGAACCCGCGACGATCCCGACCCCCGGCGCGATCGCCAACGCCATCTACAACGCCTGCGGCGCCCGCATTCGGGACATGCCGTTTACCCCCGACAAAGTGCTCAGCGCACTGGCCGCAGTGAAGGAGGGCTGA
- a CDS encoding methylated-DNA--[protein]-cysteine S-methyltransferase: protein MKHVLKYTVFPTPLGPMYAAASDAGVCRVTSGVTDEAFATDMLNRFDAELAFVPDDGLLASVEDQITRYFKGNLKDFDLPIDFLRGTSFTRQVWTAQQAIPYGQWRSYKWVAEQVRRPRAARAVGQANSSNDIGLLVPCHRVITSDGRLGGYGGRPEVKAFLLDLEGTVYNR from the coding sequence TTGAAGCACGTATTGAAATACACGGTCTTCCCCACGCCGCTCGGCCCCATGTACGCAGCGGCCAGTGACGCGGGCGTATGCCGCGTTACCTCCGGTGTCACGGACGAGGCGTTCGCTACGGACATGCTGAACCGTTTCGACGCGGAACTCGCCTTCGTCCCGGACGACGGACTGCTTGCCTCGGTCGAAGACCAGATCACGCGGTATTTTAAAGGTAACTTGAAGGATTTCGACCTTCCGATTGATTTCCTGCGGGGCACGTCCTTTACCCGGCAGGTCTGGACCGCGCAACAGGCCATTCCATACGGGCAGTGGCGTTCCTACAAATGGGTGGCCGAGCAGGTTCGCAGGCCCAGGGCCGCCCGGGCGGTGGGCCAGGCCAACAGCAGTAACGACATCGGCCTCCTGGTTCCCTGCCACCGCGTGATCACCAGTGACGGACGCCTGGGAGGCTACGGCGGCCGGCCGGAGGTCAAGGCGTTTCTGCTCGACCTGGAAGGTACGGTATACAACCGCTGA
- a CDS encoding xanthine dehydrogenase family protein subunit M — MQNFSYVNATSIEQVPSLLGRSWDDAVVMAGGTDLVGEMKDYAAVPKRVVNLKSIEGLDYIRQDDAGLRVGALTTLTDVMENDAVSLELPVLHQAVSVIASPQIRNMGTLAGNILQRPRCWYYRSEDFPCLKKGGARCYAVGGVNTYHAIFGSGPSYIVHPSDAAPALMALGATVNIHGPRGGNEVAMDDFFTMPEMNIRRENILRPNEIVTEITIPKPEANSRGMFLKVRERESIDFALVSLAAQMTVVNGTCERASLVLGGVAPIPWRALEAEDYLRGRRITEARAESAAEAAVEDAAPMPHNGYKVEIAKNLVKQAVLALAA; from the coding sequence ATGCAGAACTTTTCCTACGTCAATGCGACGTCGATAGAGCAGGTGCCTTCCCTTCTGGGCCGTAGCTGGGACGACGCGGTGGTCATGGCAGGCGGTACGGACCTGGTCGGCGAGATGAAGGACTACGCCGCCGTCCCGAAACGGGTGGTCAACCTCAAGTCCATCGAGGGGCTGGACTACATCCGGCAGGACGACGCCGGACTGCGTGTCGGCGCGCTGACCACGCTGACGGACGTTATGGAAAACGACGCCGTGTCGCTGGAACTGCCGGTGCTTCACCAGGCGGTATCCGTCATCGCCTCGCCGCAGATCCGCAACATGGGCACGCTTGCGGGGAATATCCTGCAGCGGCCGCGTTGCTGGTACTACCGCAGCGAGGATTTCCCCTGTCTCAAGAAGGGCGGGGCGAGGTGCTACGCGGTGGGCGGGGTCAATACCTACCACGCGATCTTCGGGTCCGGACCGAGTTACATCGTCCATCCCTCCGACGCGGCCCCCGCGCTCATGGCCCTGGGCGCCACGGTGAATATCCATGGCCCCCGCGGCGGGAACGAAGTCGCCATGGACGATTTCTTCACCATGCCCGAAATGAACATCCGGCGGGAGAACATCCTTCGGCCCAACGAGATCGTGACGGAAATCACGATCCCGAAGCCGGAGGCGAACAGCCGGGGCATGTTCCTCAAGGTGCGGGAGCGGGAATCCATCGATTTCGCTCTGGTTAGCCTGGCCGCGCAAATGACCGTGGTGAACGGGACCTGCGAACGGGCCAGCCTCGTACTGGGCGGCGTGGCGCCTATTCCGTGGCGCGCCCTCGAGGCGGAAGATTACCTCCGGGGCCGCAGGATCACGGAAGCCCGGGCGGAAAGCGCCGCGGAGGCCGCGGTGGAAGACGCCGCGCCCATGCCGCACAACGGTTACAAGGTGGAGATCGCGAAGAATCTCGTAAAACAGGCCGTTCTGGCCCTGGCGGCGTAG
- the metH gene encoding methionine synthase, producing the protein MFSQFHPVTTETHLLLDRLLSERILIIDGAMGSVLQGHALDEADFRGETFKDHPVPLRGDLDLLSITRPELIEQIHREYLDAGADIIETNTFNATAISQADYGLQDRVYDINVAAAEVAKRAASAATAVDPVRPRFVAGTMGPTTRSASVASDVSDPAFRSVTFDELAAAYGEQVRGLLDGGVDLLLVETQIDTLNMKAALYAINTLFDEGTRRVPVMASFCIVDASGRTLSGQTVEACWTSIRHGDLYSVGINCALGATDLRPYIEELSGIANLPVTCYPNAGLPNELGGYDDTPDYMAKVLGDFAEEGWMNMVGGCCGTTPAHIAAISETVRQRGKLRVPHPVEPLSRYSGLETFTVRPDSNFTMIGERTNVTGSRKFARLVRQEKYEEALGVARQQIEGGANIIDVNMDEGLLDSERAMTTFLNLIASEPDIAATPVMIDSSSWPVIEAGLKCVQGKSIANSISLKEGEEVFKTQARVAKRYGAAVVVMAFDEDGQATDTDRKVEILSRSYRILTEEIGMDPTDIIFDPNILTVATGMEEHDDYAVNFIEAVRRLKELHPLARVSGGVSNISFSFRGNDPIREAMHAAFLYHAIQAGLDMGIVNAGQLAIYEDIEPDTLAMVEDVLLNRRPDATERLLEFAASRKGDVSERARRDEDWRNDSLEERISHALVSGIADYVEEDMDEALQRYDRPLHIIEGPLMAGMSIVGDLFQEGKMFLPQVVKSARVMKKAVAHLVPHMEAEHGEGGERQYQGTILLATVKGDVHDIGKNIVGVVLGCNNYRIIDLGVMVPAEKIIGTAVEEGVDLIGLSGLITPSLHEMIHVAREIERNGFELPLLIGGATTSRRHTAIKIEPAYHGPTVHVTDASRAVEVVGSLLSDELRSDYAGRVREDYRKIRDTYECRTPRAPLVPFAEASERRPVLEWSAATIAVPEFSGVRVDDDHPLEELVPFIDWTPFFGAWELRGRYPALLEDEKVGEEARKLFEDARNLLDEIVDEGLLRARSAWGFFPAHSTGNDIVLFDDAARSETLATFPMLRQQRPRSVDGPCLALSDFVGPEGTEDYIGAFAVTAGIGLDELVRRYEADHDDYRAIMVKALADRLAEAFAEQTHLRARRAWGYGRNEDLSGEDLIREDYRGIRPAPGYPACPDHTEKRRLFDLLRAEERIGVSLTESYAMDPPPSVAGLYFGHPETRYFNVGKIGRDQVVDYARRKRMTVESIERWLAPNLDYEPVDGTTEISSKHCCCVN; encoded by the coding sequence ATCTTCAGCCAGTTCCATCCCGTAACAACTGAAACCCACCTCCTGCTGGACCGGTTGCTTTCCGAACGCATCCTCATTATCGACGGCGCCATGGGGTCGGTCCTCCAGGGCCATGCACTCGACGAGGCCGATTTCCGCGGCGAAACGTTTAAAGACCACCCCGTTCCGTTGCGCGGCGACCTCGACCTGCTGTCGATCACACGGCCCGAGCTCATCGAACAGATCCATAGGGAGTACCTGGACGCCGGCGCCGACATCATCGAGACCAACACCTTTAATGCCACGGCCATTTCACAGGCCGACTATGGCCTGCAGGACCGGGTTTACGACATCAACGTGGCGGCGGCAGAAGTCGCGAAACGGGCCGCCTCGGCCGCCACGGCCGTCGATCCGGTCAGGCCGCGTTTCGTGGCCGGCACTATGGGGCCTACCACACGGTCGGCTTCCGTCGCCTCCGACGTGAGCGACCCGGCATTTCGTTCCGTTACCTTCGATGAGCTGGCCGCGGCCTACGGCGAGCAGGTCCGTGGACTCCTCGACGGCGGCGTGGACCTGCTGCTGGTCGAAACCCAGATCGACACGCTCAACATGAAGGCCGCGCTGTACGCCATCAACACCCTCTTCGACGAAGGGACACGCCGCGTGCCCGTCATGGCGTCGTTCTGCATCGTCGACGCCAGCGGCCGAACGCTCTCGGGCCAGACCGTGGAGGCGTGCTGGACGTCCATACGCCACGGGGACCTGTATAGCGTGGGGATCAACTGCGCCCTGGGCGCGACGGATCTGCGCCCCTACATCGAGGAACTGTCGGGCATCGCGAACCTTCCGGTGACCTGCTATCCGAACGCGGGGCTTCCGAACGAACTGGGCGGCTACGACGACACCCCGGACTACATGGCCAAGGTGCTGGGGGACTTCGCCGAAGAAGGATGGATGAACATGGTCGGCGGATGCTGCGGCACCACGCCCGCGCACATCGCCGCGATCTCAGAGACCGTCAGGCAGCGGGGGAAACTGCGGGTTCCCCACCCCGTCGAACCCCTGTCCCGGTACAGCGGACTCGAGACCTTCACCGTGCGTCCCGACAGCAATTTCACCATGATCGGCGAGCGGACGAACGTGACGGGTTCGCGCAAATTCGCCCGGCTGGTCCGTCAGGAGAAATACGAGGAAGCCCTGGGGGTGGCCCGGCAGCAGATCGAGGGCGGGGCGAACATCATCGACGTGAACATGGACGAGGGCCTGCTCGACAGCGAACGGGCCATGACCACCTTTCTGAACCTGATCGCGTCCGAACCGGACATCGCCGCCACGCCCGTCATGATCGACAGCTCGAGCTGGCCGGTCATCGAAGCGGGGCTGAAATGCGTTCAGGGCAAGAGCATCGCCAATTCCATCAGCCTGAAGGAGGGCGAGGAGGTCTTCAAGACCCAGGCCCGCGTGGCGAAACGGTACGGGGCCGCCGTGGTGGTGATGGCCTTCGACGAGGACGGGCAGGCCACTGATACGGACCGCAAGGTGGAGATCCTGAGCCGTTCCTACCGGATCCTCACCGAAGAGATCGGCATGGACCCCACCGATATCATCTTCGACCCCAACATCCTCACCGTGGCCACGGGCATGGAGGAACACGACGACTACGCCGTCAACTTCATCGAGGCCGTCCGACGGCTCAAAGAGTTGCACCCCCTGGCCCGGGTGAGCGGCGGCGTGAGCAACATCTCCTTCTCCTTCCGCGGCAACGACCCTATCCGGGAGGCAATGCACGCCGCCTTCCTGTACCACGCCATCCAGGCGGGCCTGGACATGGGCATCGTCAACGCGGGGCAGCTGGCGATCTACGAGGACATCGAACCTGATACGCTGGCCATGGTGGAAGACGTCCTGCTGAACCGCCGGCCCGACGCCACCGAACGGCTGCTGGAATTCGCGGCATCGCGTAAAGGAGACGTGTCCGAACGGGCGCGCAGGGACGAGGACTGGCGCAACGACAGCCTGGAAGAACGTATATCCCACGCGCTGGTCAGCGGTATCGCCGACTACGTGGAAGAGGACATGGACGAAGCCCTGCAACGCTACGACCGTCCGCTGCACATCATCGAGGGACCCCTGATGGCCGGGATGTCCATCGTCGGCGATCTCTTCCAGGAGGGGAAGATGTTCCTGCCCCAGGTGGTCAAGAGCGCGCGGGTCATGAAAAAGGCCGTGGCCCACCTGGTACCGCACATGGAGGCCGAACACGGTGAAGGCGGGGAGAGACAGTACCAGGGGACCATCCTCCTGGCCACGGTGAAGGGGGACGTGCACGACATCGGGAAGAACATCGTGGGCGTGGTGCTCGGGTGCAACAACTACCGCATCATCGACCTGGGCGTCATGGTCCCGGCGGAGAAGATCATCGGTACGGCCGTGGAAGAAGGCGTCGACCTCATCGGACTGAGCGGGCTGATCACCCCTTCCCTCCACGAGATGATCCACGTGGCCCGTGAGATCGAGCGCAATGGCTTCGAACTGCCCCTGCTCATCGGCGGCGCCACGACGAGCCGCCGGCACACGGCGATCAAGATCGAGCCGGCCTATCACGGACCGACCGTGCACGTGACGGACGCGTCGCGGGCCGTGGAAGTCGTCGGCAGCCTCCTCAGCGACGAGTTGAGATCCGACTACGCCGGGCGGGTCCGGGAGGACTACAGGAAGATCCGGGATACTTACGAATGCCGCACGCCGCGCGCGCCCCTCGTACCCTTCGCCGAGGCGAGCGAGCGGCGGCCCGTCCTCGAATGGTCTGCAGCGACCATCGCGGTACCCGAATTCTCCGGGGTCCGCGTCGACGACGACCATCCGCTGGAGGAACTCGTACCCTTTATCGACTGGACACCCTTCTTCGGTGCGTGGGAATTAAGGGGACGTTATCCCGCCCTCCTGGAGGACGAGAAGGTCGGCGAGGAGGCGCGGAAGCTCTTTGAAGACGCGAGAAACCTGCTGGATGAGATCGTGGATGAAGGATTGCTGCGGGCCCGGTCCGCGTGGGGATTCTTCCCCGCCCATTCCACCGGAAACGACATCGTGCTGTTCGATGACGCCGCGCGGTCGGAGACTCTCGCGACCTTTCCCATGCTGCGCCAGCAAAGGCCCCGGTCGGTGGACGGGCCCTGCCTCGCGCTCTCCGATTTCGTGGGCCCCGAGGGCACAGAGGACTATATCGGCGCCTTCGCGGTTACCGCCGGCATCGGTCTCGACGAATTGGTCAGGCGGTACGAGGCAGATCACGACGACTACCGCGCCATCATGGTCAAGGCGCTCGCCGACCGGCTGGCCGAAGCATTTGCGGAACAAACCCATCTAAGGGCGCGCCGCGCCTGGGGTTACGGGCGCAACGAGGACCTCTCGGGAGAAGACCTGATCCGGGAGGACTACCGCGGGATCCGGCCGGCGCCAGGGTATCCGGCCTGCCCCGATCACACCGAAAAACGCCGGCTCTTCGACCTGCTGCGGGCCGAGGAAAGGATCGGCGTTTCGTTGACCGAAAGCTACGCCATGGACCCGCCGCCGTCCGTGGCCGGTCTGTACTTCGGCCATCCCGAGACCCGGTATTTCAACGTGGGGAAGATCGGACGCGACCAGGTGGTGGACTACGCCCGCCGCAAGCGGATGACCGTCGAATCCATCGAACGGTGGCTTGCGCCCAACCTGGATTACGAACCCGTGGATGGCACCACGGAGATTTCATCGAAGCATTGTTGCTGTGTTAACTAA
- a CDS encoding VOC family protein, with product MQRVQGFGGFFFRAKDAEGLAKWYLDHLGINPAPTDMEMAPWVTESGVTVFSPFDADTDYFAPDKSFMLNFRVADLDAMITQLKSTDIEVSHEIEMEGIGRFARIHDPEGNAIELWEPTS from the coding sequence GTGCAAAGAGTTCAGGGATTCGGCGGGTTCTTCTTTCGGGCAAAGGACGCAGAAGGACTTGCGAAATGGTATCTGGATCATCTTGGCATCAATCCCGCTCCGACAGACATGGAGATGGCGCCATGGGTAACCGAGTCCGGTGTGACGGTTTTCTCACCCTTCGATGCTGACACGGACTATTTCGCGCCGGATAAGTCATTCATGCTGAATTTCCGCGTGGCTGATTTGGATGCGATGATCACGCAACTGAAGTCCACGGATATCGAGGTCAGCCACGAAATCGAAATGGAGGGCATCGGTCGCTTCGCCCGCATACATGACCCCGAAGGAAACGCGATCGAACTATGGGAACCCACGTCGTGA
- a CDS encoding (2Fe-2S)-binding protein → MADRHDEARPDESSHSETKSGTRFTRRGFLKGAGAGAVTAAVAPAILVSEAGTAAAQEAEGVMSATISLDVNGESHNALVEARTTLADALRDRLEITGPKVVCDKGECGACTVEMDGKLVFSCMTLAMDAQGRKIETVEGMADGDSLHPIQEAFVEKDALMCGFCTPGFLMSSKSLLDANDNPTPEEVREGLSGNICRCGTYPHVFEAVMSAAEKMRKGG, encoded by the coding sequence ATGGCTGATCGACACGATGAAGCCAGGCCCGATGAATCGTCCCATTCCGAAACGAAATCGGGGACCCGGTTCACGCGCCGTGGTTTTCTCAAGGGCGCGGGCGCAGGTGCGGTGACGGCTGCCGTAGCGCCGGCCATCCTGGTTTCGGAAGCCGGGACGGCGGCCGCCCAGGAAGCCGAGGGCGTCATGTCGGCGACCATATCGCTCGACGTGAACGGCGAGTCGCACAACGCCTTAGTGGAAGCACGCACGACCCTGGCCGACGCGCTGCGGGACCGGCTGGAGATCACCGGTCCCAAGGTGGTCTGCGACAAGGGCGAATGCGGGGCCTGCACCGTGGAGATGGACGGAAAGCTCGTCTTCAGTTGCATGACGCTGGCCATGGACGCCCAGGGCCGGAAGATCGAGACCGTCGAAGGCATGGCGGACGGCGACAGTCTGCATCCCATCCAGGAAGCCTTTGTCGAGAAGGACGCCCTGATGTGCGGATTCTGCACACCGGGGTTCCTGATGTCCTCCAAGTCATTGCTGGACGCCAACGACAACCCGACGCCGGAAGAGGTCCGGGAGGGTCTGTCCGGCAACATCTGTCGCTGCGGCACCTATCCCCACGTGTTCGAGGCCGTGATGAGCGCCGCCGAAAAGATGCGGAAGGGAGGGTGA
- a CDS encoding GDSL-type esterase/lipase family protein — translation MKRYAFAAMAGAAVSALVGAEFYLRRQDHAYNRDRWFHEEYDGAHPYIVFHNRSGWELMPGYSVAGIRINDYGFRGTDFPRRKDPEAVRIMCLGDSCTFGAPGDDSPYPYQLERQLAQMDLERDHQVINAGVDDHASINAQLRLPRLMAFDPDILIVYIGWNDMWLGNPKHYPDMRRKTQSYWHYGNGGNTGLRLLDEAKEILELNTPPPIGSFDLEDFLPENYEYNMRRLIQTAKSDRTRVVLTTLPTLISRNGAEMSMQCLDKMRYPSFVARGDLDRLRQLYDIYDASIRRLAMEEDTDLIDLNAAFTEMDGERERYFADTWHPTIEGSEVIARALAQGLRDRAIVG, via the coding sequence ATGAAGCGTTACGCATTTGCCGCCATGGCCGGCGCCGCGGTGAGCGCCCTCGTGGGTGCGGAGTTCTACCTTCGACGGCAGGATCACGCGTACAACAGGGACCGCTGGTTCCACGAAGAATACGACGGCGCCCATCCCTACATCGTGTTTCACAACCGGAGCGGCTGGGAACTGATGCCGGGGTACAGCGTGGCCGGCATCCGGATCAACGACTACGGGTTCCGGGGAACGGACTTTCCGAGGCGGAAGGATCCCGAAGCCGTCCGTATCATGTGTCTCGGCGACTCCTGCACCTTCGGCGCGCCCGGGGATGATTCACCCTATCCCTACCAGTTGGAACGGCAGCTGGCGCAGATGGACCTGGAGCGCGATCACCAGGTGATCAACGCCGGCGTGGACGACCACGCGTCCATCAACGCCCAGTTGCGCCTTCCCAGGCTCATGGCTTTCGATCCGGACATCCTGATCGTCTATATCGGCTGGAACGACATGTGGCTGGGGAACCCGAAGCACTATCCCGACATGCGCAGGAAGACCCAGTCCTACTGGCACTACGGCAACGGCGGCAACACGGGCCTGAGGCTGCTGGACGAGGCCAAGGAGATCCTGGAACTGAACACGCCGCCGCCCATCGGCTCCTTCGACCTCGAGGACTTCCTCCCGGAGAACTACGAATACAATATGCGCCGCCTCATCCAGACGGCGAAGAGCGACCGGACCCGTGTCGTCCTGACGACCCTGCCGACGCTCATATCCCGTAACGGCGCGGAGATGTCCATGCAATGCCTCGACAAGATGCGGTATCCGTCCTTCGTAGCCCGGGGAGATCTCGACCGCCTCAGGCAACTCTACGATATCTACGATGCCTCGATCCGCCGGCTGGCCATGGAAGAGGATACGGACCTCATCGATCTCAACGCCGCTTTTACCGAGATGGACGGTGAACGCGAACGGTACTTCGCCGATACCTGGCACCCCACCATCGAAGGCAGCGAGGTCATTGCGCGGGCGCTGGCCCAGGGCCTGCGGGACCGCGCCATTGTAGGATAG